One Brumimicrobium sp. DNA window includes the following coding sequences:
- the obgE gene encoding GTPase ObgE: protein MASDNFVDYVKIFCKSGKGGAGSRHFFRAKYIPKGGPDGGDGGRGGHVILRGNKQMWTLLHLKFKKHIKATDGVSGGENLMTGAQGKDVIIEVPIGTVARDAETNEILFEITEDKQEGILRKGGRGGKGNTFFKTATNQAPDYAQPGEDCEEGWSILELKILADIGLVGFPNAGKSTLLSVITAAKPEIGDYPFTTLRPNLGMVEYRGDKSFIVADIPGIIEGAHEGKGIGLRFLRHIERNSALLFLIPADSKDIQEEYDILLNELRLYNPELLDKRRILAISKSDLLDEELENEIRAQIKDLDPIFISAVSGKNLTQLKDLIWKTLQDD from the coding sequence ATGGCCTCTGATAATTTCGTTGATTACGTTAAGATTTTTTGTAAATCAGGAAAGGGAGGAGCTGGTTCTCGCCATTTTTTCAGGGCTAAATATATTCCTAAAGGCGGACCCGACGGGGGAGATGGTGGACGAGGTGGTCATGTGATTTTACGAGGAAATAAGCAAATGTGGACACTCTTGCATCTCAAATTCAAGAAGCACATTAAAGCAACCGATGGAGTCTCTGGTGGAGAAAATCTAATGACAGGAGCTCAAGGAAAAGATGTAATCATTGAAGTCCCTATTGGAACAGTTGCTAGAGACGCTGAAACAAATGAAATACTTTTTGAAATTACAGAAGATAAGCAAGAAGGCATTTTACGAAAGGGTGGACGAGGCGGAAAGGGAAATACTTTCTTTAAAACCGCTACAAATCAAGCCCCTGACTATGCACAGCCTGGTGAAGATTGTGAAGAAGGATGGTCTATTCTTGAGTTAAAGATTCTAGCAGACATTGGGCTTGTGGGGTTTCCAAATGCAGGTAAAAGTACCTTACTATCTGTTATAACCGCTGCTAAACCTGAAATTGGTGACTATCCTTTCACTACATTACGCCCTAACCTAGGAATGGTAGAATACAGAGGAGATAAATCTTTTATCGTCGCAGATATCCCGGGAATCATAGAAGGAGCACACGAAGGGAAAGGTATTGGATTACGTTTCTTAAGGCATATTGAACGAAATTCTGCATTACTCTTTCTTATCCCAGCAGACAGCAAGGATATTCAAGAAGAATATGATATTTTATTGAATGAGCTTCGATTATATAATCCTGAATTATTAGATAAGCGAAGAATATTAGCTATTTCAAAATCAGACTTGCTGGATGAAGAATTAGAAAATGAGATAAGAGCCCAAATAAAAGATTTAGACCCCATCTTTATTTCTGCTGTTTCAGGGAAAAATTTAACACAACTCAAAGACTTAATCTGGAAAACACTTCAAGATGATTGA
- a CDS encoding adenylate kinase has product MLNLVLFGPPGAGKGTQSERIINEFGLVHLSTGDIFRSNIKGGTELGKLAKSYIDKGQLVPDEVTINLLESEVNKHAEARGFIFDGFPRTSTQAEALDNFLSKKGTTITGMIALEVPEEELKERLRKRAIDSGRSDDADPKIIANRINVYNAETAPVKEFYKKQNKLYLINGKGEIDAITKAIVSAIHSLKK; this is encoded by the coding sequence ATGTTAAATTTAGTACTATTTGGACCTCCGGGAGCAGGAAAAGGAACACAATCAGAACGCATTATTAATGAGTTTGGGTTAGTACATCTTTCAACTGGAGATATTTTTAGATCAAACATAAAAGGAGGAACTGAACTTGGCAAACTAGCCAAGTCATATATTGATAAAGGACAATTAGTCCCTGACGAAGTAACGATAAACTTATTAGAGTCTGAAGTAAACAAACATGCTGAAGCAAGGGGTTTTATTTTTGATGGATTTCCTCGCACTTCAACTCAAGCAGAAGCACTAGACAACTTCTTATCAAAAAAAGGAACAACTATTACAGGCATGATTGCTTTGGAAGTACCAGAGGAAGAGTTAAAAGAAAGACTTCGCAAAAGAGCAATTGATTCAGGAAGAAGCGATGATGCAGATCCGAAAATCATTGCAAATCGAATCAATGTTTATAATGCCGAGACAGCACCTGTAAAAGAATTTTATAAGAAACAAAATAAACTCTATCTGATTAATGGGAAAGGAGAAATAGATGCAATTACCAAAGCTATTGTTTCAGCTATTCATTCTTTAAAGAAATAA
- the hpt gene encoding hypoxanthine phosphoribosyltransferase — protein MEVADRSFELFLTHEEIQEAVKNVASKINTDYENKEIVFVGVLNGVFMFASDLIKHISVSCEVTFIKVQSYQGTSSSGKVTKLIGLSTELEGKHVIILEDIVDTGLTLEKLHTMMKEHQPQSFEVATLLFKPDAFKGKTPPKYIGKEIQNKFIVGYGLDYQEKGRNLKDIYKIKE, from the coding sequence GTGGAAGTTGCAGACAGAAGTTTTGAACTATTTTTAACTCATGAGGAAATTCAAGAAGCAGTAAAAAATGTTGCTTCTAAAATCAATACTGATTATGAAAATAAAGAAATTGTTTTCGTAGGAGTTCTGAATGGTGTCTTCATGTTTGCCAGTGACTTAATTAAACATATTTCTGTTTCTTGTGAAGTTACTTTTATAAAAGTTCAGTCTTACCAAGGCACATCAAGTTCCGGCAAAGTGACTAAATTGATTGGGTTAAGCACCGAATTGGAAGGGAAGCATGTTATTATTTTAGAAGATATTGTTGACACTGGCTTAACATTGGAGAAATTACATACAATGATGAAAGAACATCAACCACAATCTTTTGAAGTAGCAACATTATTATTTAAACCTGACGCTTTTAAAGGGAAAACACCTCCAAAGTATATTGGTAAAGAAATACAAAACAAGTTTATTGTTGGTTATGGATTAGACTACCAAGAAAAAGGTAGAAATTTAAAGGATATTTACAAGATAAAAGAATAA
- a CDS encoding 5-(carboxyamino)imidazole ribonucleotide synthase, protein MWYGDFLRLGVLGGGQLGRMLIQSAISYDVHVYVMDISKSYPCGKIAYEFTEGNIQDYNEVIQFGKDMDVLTVEIEHVNVEALEELEKRGVRVYPQPRVLRMIQDKGLQKRFYQENNIPTAPFHLVDNRDELITKFSNQYPFVQKARKGGYDGKGVYTINTEKDLAEAFDAPSVIEEKIPFKKELSVLVARNSEGEMAAFPVVECEFNPSLNLVEFLFTPADITPAVEEKAKEIAKDVITKLDMVGLLAVEFFLTQEDELLVNEVAPRPHNSGHHTIECSNISQFEQHLRSILNLPLGNTDTVIPGVMVNLLGGEEGSGKALYQGIEDVMKIKGVYVHSYGKPETKPHRKMGHVTITDTSIEKAKEKARIVQNKLNIVPFIDKR, encoded by the coding sequence ATGTGGTATGGTGATTTTTTAAGATTGGGTGTTTTAGGAGGTGGGCAATTAGGTAGAATGCTCATTCAATCTGCCATTAGTTACGATGTTCATGTTTATGTTATGGATATCTCTAAATCCTACCCATGTGGCAAAATTGCTTATGAATTTACAGAGGGCAATATACAAGATTACAATGAGGTAATCCAGTTTGGGAAAGATATGGATGTCCTCACAGTAGAAATTGAGCATGTAAATGTAGAAGCCCTTGAAGAATTAGAAAAACGTGGTGTAAGAGTATATCCACAACCAAGAGTTTTACGAATGATTCAGGACAAGGGATTGCAAAAACGTTTTTATCAAGAAAATAATATTCCAACAGCTCCTTTTCACTTAGTGGATAATAGAGATGAACTTATAACTAAGTTTAGCAATCAATATCCTTTTGTGCAAAAAGCTAGAAAAGGAGGATACGATGGGAAGGGAGTCTATACAATAAACACAGAAAAGGATTTAGCGGAGGCTTTTGATGCGCCCTCTGTGATTGAAGAAAAGATTCCATTTAAGAAAGAACTATCTGTTTTAGTAGCTAGAAATTCTGAGGGGGAGATGGCAGCTTTTCCTGTTGTAGAATGTGAATTTAACCCATCTCTCAATTTAGTGGAATTTCTTTTTACTCCAGCTGATATCACTCCAGCAGTTGAAGAAAAGGCAAAAGAAATAGCAAAGGATGTGATTACCAAATTAGATATGGTGGGTTTATTAGCTGTTGAATTTTTCCTAACTCAAGAGGATGAATTATTAGTAAATGAAGTTGCTCCAAGACCGCATAATAGCGGACACCATACAATAGAATGTTCTAATATTTCTCAATTTGAACAACACTTAAGATCCATTCTTAACCTACCCTTAGGTAATACTGATACCGTTATTCCGGGTGTGATGGTTAATCTACTGGGAGGGGAAGAGGGAAGTGGAAAAGCGCTTTATCAGGGTATTGAAGATGTCATGAAGATAAAAGGTGTTTACGTACATTCATACGGAAAACCAGAAACGAAACCTCATAGGAAAATGGGACATGTAACTATTACGGATACATCCATTGAGAAGGCTAAAGAAAAAGCTAGAATAGTTCAAAATAAATTAAATATTGTACCTTTTATTGATAAAAGGTAA
- a CDS encoding SpoIIE family protein phosphatase has product MRLTKILPILILLVFPFLLYSQVYSLKNYRQKDGLNLSSFLAVEESPDGYIWFGSDGAGLIRYDGNNFDYLSSIQGRSNRHVQQILFQGDKILFSTIYSGIYEYNYGVIRELGYINGLEKGKATFPFHKNAVVIFVNGIKLYQGDKIIDEKNFYTYEEDLKIYGNFKLNENQCIFTSKGNYFVTPEKIQNLNEWLLTDEGTTKDLILATKKGDSLIMFDKFLKQELTILIEENRPKFFINQKLEKSILEEGEYVVSWSKKGSEIYFVTNYGDILKWTSKTSEFQTIFVSKKNGINTPTDILVDKNGDIWVTSHTSGIYRVSIEPFSTIGRGAPFETKGISFVGRTNDGRYIVNTLDNEVYIGTDESDEYKLIKDVVISSMTYYKERALVSTNKGIYELKDDEFIPFAPLNEFHNRSINLVFYGYDNIWIGVSGKGLVRKNLETNDSRYFSTSSNYFYNALYNQDSSALFFGSNNGVFKYYKEGDILSKLVKKVDGIEMGYYVGNSTKDSYGNLWFSFDNGLMGILPSGKQIAITEEKFLPSLLIYTLNSDRFGNLYVGSNVGVTIIKIDKNGIPQSSITYDKSNGFYGYETNMRSSFDLPNGQILLGTVEGAFIVKPRQLIKIQTPNRPSIFSVTDKGVEKLKSSLHSVSLTTVNNNIHIQFKSINSKSSFVLYSHRLKGKYNEWTNWSKNKGVTFNNLEPGEYIFEVRASIDGEKISEISSVAIRIQVPFYKNKWFIIVFISLVVIIYLVIIDRNKKYDKKNIILSRDIGVARVMGIGMVLFGSIVNTFIHIIASRIDVEIENHDISAIILGAVVLVLCLIVIFFKGAYKDAKIYLGIGYVLLLVYNFLFVFLSNIHVFYVINTLIFISMASYAFKKIRSIIFLSLVIVAVSFLMIFFVSDTYYNQYLFLIGIVLSAVLMILIMYLRNSSLEQLIFTSGVINNGNALVVAFDVNGVITYASENIESLLGTKKDLKGTPISYLNKFYPTKDYDSDRFPNVNLSTSFNDGGIFVTPLLTKKDEIVYYQWSCKEFSEHVRVILGQDVTEKIKLENYYELIVRNAEDLIFQTDTEGNFTFLNERGTEILEKPITDLLGTPIFNLVEDSYKEKVINFFKDCQNLEMKNSYIEFLISPSKKKKKKWLGLKLTTMRKPGVENEITGFLGLARDVTEALNYKGIIEEQNKDITDSINYARRIQFNMLPRTSDFDKLFEEFFILYRPRDIVSGDFVWLRKIEGKTVLIVGDCTGHGVPGAFMTSLGINILNQIILEAGVLNPGDILNRLDRHLIDVLPRDGRNVIRDGMEVVVCVFDDKSDLLEYATAGGRFVIVNSETRQVNVIRGQAKHIGDEIENEDFQYTTKMISITEDHIIYLFSDGYIDQFGGDNNKKLTFKKFLGLLEAISPQYLKEQNSMMQEHLSEWIGSNQQTDDITVIGVKRKKKHIDLDM; this is encoded by the coding sequence ATGAGGCTAACTAAGATTCTACCGATTCTCATATTATTGGTATTCCCTTTTTTGCTGTATTCTCAGGTGTATTCACTAAAGAATTATAGACAAAAGGATGGACTTAATTTGTCTTCATTTTTAGCAGTAGAGGAATCTCCAGATGGCTATATTTGGTTCGGTTCGGATGGGGCTGGTTTAATACGGTATGATGGGAATAATTTTGATTATCTTTCCTCTATCCAAGGAAGAAGTAACCGACATGTTCAACAAATTTTATTTCAAGGAGATAAAATTCTATTTTCTACTATCTATAGTGGGATTTATGAATACAACTATGGTGTAATCAGAGAATTGGGATATATCAATGGTTTGGAAAAAGGGAAAGCTACTTTCCCATTTCATAAAAATGCTGTAGTAATTTTTGTAAATGGTATCAAACTCTATCAAGGGGATAAAATTATTGATGAAAAAAATTTTTATACCTACGAAGAAGATTTAAAAATTTATGGCAATTTTAAATTAAATGAAAATCAATGTATTTTCACTTCTAAAGGAAATTATTTTGTCACTCCTGAGAAAATTCAAAATTTAAATGAATGGCTGCTGACTGATGAAGGTACTACAAAGGACTTAATTCTTGCAACTAAGAAGGGAGATAGTCTCATTATGTTTGATAAATTTCTTAAGCAAGAATTAACAATTTTAATTGAAGAAAATAGACCCAAATTTTTTATTAATCAGAAATTAGAAAAATCCATATTAGAAGAAGGAGAATATGTGGTTTCATGGTCTAAAAAAGGAAGTGAAATTTATTTTGTAACCAATTATGGGGATATACTAAAGTGGACTTCAAAGACTAGCGAGTTCCAAACTATTTTCGTATCAAAGAAAAACGGCATAAATACACCAACAGATATTTTAGTTGATAAAAATGGAGATATATGGGTAACAAGTCATACAAGTGGTATTTATCGTGTGTCTATAGAACCTTTTTCTACCATAGGGAGAGGTGCTCCATTTGAAACGAAAGGAATCTCATTTGTGGGAAGGACAAATGATGGAAGATATATTGTTAATACACTTGATAATGAAGTTTATATTGGAACCGATGAGAGTGACGAATATAAGTTAATAAAGGATGTTGTAATTTCTTCAATGACGTATTACAAAGAAAGAGCACTTGTATCCACAAATAAGGGTATTTATGAATTAAAAGATGATGAATTTATACCTTTTGCTCCTTTGAATGAATTCCATAATCGGTCAATCAATCTAGTATTTTATGGATATGACAATATCTGGATAGGTGTTTCTGGTAAAGGATTAGTAAGGAAAAATTTAGAAACTAATGATAGCCGCTATTTTAGTACCTCGTCAAATTATTTTTATAATGCTCTATATAATCAGGATTCTTCAGCTTTATTCTTTGGGTCAAACAATGGTGTTTTTAAATATTATAAAGAAGGCGATATCTTATCTAAATTGGTAAAGAAGGTTGATGGTATTGAGATGGGATACTATGTAGGTAATTCCACCAAAGATTCATACGGTAATCTTTGGTTTAGTTTTGATAATGGCTTGATGGGTATTCTCCCTTCTGGTAAACAAATAGCTATCACAGAAGAAAAATTCCTTCCCTCTCTATTGATTTATACGCTGAATTCAGATAGATTTGGAAATCTTTATGTAGGAAGTAATGTCGGTGTTACTATTATTAAAATTGATAAGAATGGAATACCTCAATCAAGTATCACGTATGATAAAAGCAATGGCTTTTATGGGTATGAGACTAACATGCGGTCTTCATTTGATTTACCTAATGGGCAAATATTATTAGGTACAGTTGAAGGTGCCTTTATTGTAAAACCTAGGCAATTAATAAAAATCCAAACTCCAAATAGACCTTCAATATTTTCAGTTACGGATAAAGGGGTTGAAAAATTAAAAAGTTCTCTTCATTCTGTTTCGTTAACTACAGTGAATAATAATATTCATATTCAATTTAAAAGTATAAATTCCAAATCTAGCTTTGTTTTATATAGCCATCGTTTGAAAGGGAAATATAATGAATGGACAAATTGGTCTAAGAACAAAGGTGTAACCTTTAATAATTTAGAACCTGGTGAATATATCTTTGAGGTAAGAGCATCAATTGATGGTGAAAAGATTAGTGAAATTAGTTCAGTTGCCATAAGAATTCAAGTCCCTTTTTATAAAAATAAGTGGTTTATAATTGTATTTATTTCTTTGGTAGTTATTATCTATCTTGTAATTATTGATAGAAACAAGAAGTATGACAAGAAAAATATTATTCTTTCTAGGGATATAGGAGTTGCCCGAGTAATGGGTATAGGAATGGTGCTATTTGGTAGTATTGTAAATACTTTTATACATATAATTGCATCGCGAATAGATGTGGAAATTGAAAATCATGATATCAGTGCAATTATTCTAGGAGCAGTCGTTCTTGTTCTATGTCTTATCGTGATTTTCTTTAAAGGGGCCTATAAAGATGCAAAAATATACTTAGGTATAGGGTATGTGCTTTTATTAGTATATAATTTTCTATTTGTTTTTCTTTCAAATATTCATGTATTCTATGTTATAAATACATTAATATTTATTTCTATGGCTTCATATGCATTCAAGAAAATTAGATCTATCATTTTTTTGAGTTTAGTTATTGTTGCTGTATCTTTTTTGATGATATTCTTTGTAAGTGATACTTATTATAATCAATATCTATTTTTAATAGGAATCGTTTTGTCGGCTGTGTTGATGATCTTAATAATGTATTTACGGAATAGTTCGTTGGAACAGTTGATTTTTACTTCAGGTGTTATCAATAATGGAAATGCATTAGTGGTGGCTTTTGATGTCAATGGTGTAATTACATATGCAAGTGAAAACATCGAATCATTGCTAGGTACGAAAAAAGATTTAAAGGGGACTCCTATTTCTTATCTTAATAAGTTTTACCCAACAAAAGATTATGATAGTGATCGATTTCCAAATGTAAACTTGTCAACTTCCTTTAACGATGGTGGTATCTTTGTTACGCCTTTGCTAACTAAAAAAGATGAGATAGTTTATTACCAATGGTCATGTAAGGAATTTTCAGAACATGTTAGAGTTATTTTAGGGCAGGATGTGACGGAGAAAATCAAATTAGAAAATTATTATGAACTTATTGTTAGAAATGCAGAAGATTTAATTTTCCAAACAGATACAGAAGGAAATTTTACATTCTTAAATGAGAGAGGAACTGAGATTTTGGAAAAACCAATAACAGATTTGTTAGGAACTCCAATTTTTAATTTAGTTGAAGATTCTTATAAAGAAAAGGTTATTAATTTCTTTAAAGACTGCCAAAATCTTGAAATGAAGAATAGTTATATCGAATTCTTGATTTCCCCTTCAAAAAAGAAAAAGAAAAAGTGGCTCGGGTTAAAATTAACAACTATGCGTAAACCAGGAGTAGAAAATGAAATCACTGGATTCTTGGGATTAGCAAGAGATGTTACAGAAGCATTAAATTACAAAGGAATTATTGAAGAGCAGAATAAAGATATTACAGACTCCATTAACTATGCACGTAGAATACAGTTTAATATGCTTCCACGTACTTCTGATTTTGATAAATTATTTGAGGAATTCTTTATTTTATATCGACCTAGGGATATTGTCTCTGGAGATTTCGTTTGGTTGCGAAAAATTGAAGGAAAGACAGTGCTGATTGTCGGAGATTGTACAGGGCACGGTGTACCTGGGGCATTTATGACTTCTTTAGGAATTAATATTTTAAATCAGATTATTTTAGAGGCTGGAGTGCTCAACCCAGGTGATATATTAAATAGATTGGATAGGCATCTAATAGATGTACTTCCAAGAGATGGTAGAAACGTGATTCGTGATGGAATGGAGGTGGTTGTATGTGTGTTCGATGACAAATCTGATTTGCTGGAGTATGCTACTGCAGGTGGACGTTTTGTTATAGTGAATAGTGAGACAAGGCAAGTTAACGTCATTAGAGGGCAAGCCAAGCACATTGGAGATGAAATAGAGAATGAAGATTTCCAATATACAACCAAGATGATATCGATCACAGAGGATCATATTATTTATCTTTTCTCTGATGGCTATATAGATCAGTTTGGAGGAGATAATAATAAAAAGTTGACCTTTAAAAAATTCTTAGGTTTATTAGAAGCAATCTCTCCTCAATACTTAAAGGAACAAAATAGTATGATGCAAGAACATCTTTCAGAATGGATTGGATCAAATCAACAAACAGATGATATTACTGTAATAGGTGTCAAAAGAAAGAAAAAACATATTGATTTGGATATGTAA
- a CDS encoding DUF2851 family protein — MQEKYLHYLWRMKRLPLHQFKLINYPKSSVYIENIGWYNQESGPDFFNGSVILDNIRWQGNIEMHIKSSDWYVHKHHLDKAYQNVILHVVYEYDKPVYIEGKEIPTIELKPYIEKEHLNRYIKMINHENHFHIPCYRNIKSHIISLHQQIEIAFFNRIERKGIELVEKIDDRDFYSLFYHAILKSVGGKTNVLALEQLGNMLPYSILLRESWNPVHVESLLFGCSGLLSISCDDEYFLHLCKNWQLLKRKYNLSEMNRESWKFGGTRPNSFPTMLLAQLSIFLIQFKLENIYKLDSQALLTRIESISSNSMNVYWQNHYLFGVETNCKKNQFSPLFKQNLLINGVIPLLVALKYMHNDFSYMEKAIDLAENIPPENNNIINYWKSLNIFPKNVLESQGLLELKNEFCNFKKCLSCKVGAAILEYENKEIDTKNSIFL; from the coding sequence ATGCAAGAAAAATATTTGCATTATCTATGGCGTATGAAACGCCTTCCTTTGCATCAATTTAAATTAATTAATTATCCGAAATCATCTGTTTATATTGAAAATATTGGATGGTATAATCAAGAATCTGGGCCTGATTTTTTTAATGGGTCGGTAATATTAGATAATATTAGATGGCAGGGAAATATTGAAATGCACATTAAATCTTCTGATTGGTATGTACATAAACATCATTTAGACAAGGCTTATCAAAATGTAATTCTTCATGTGGTGTATGAGTATGATAAACCCGTCTATATTGAAGGAAAAGAAATCCCTACTATTGAATTAAAACCATATATAGAAAAAGAACACCTGAATCGCTACATAAAAATGATAAATCATGAAAATCATTTTCATATTCCATGTTATAGAAATATTAAATCACATATCATCTCTTTGCACCAACAAATTGAGATAGCTTTTTTCAATAGAATAGAACGAAAGGGAATAGAATTAGTTGAGAAGATAGACGATAGGGATTTTTATTCCTTGTTTTATCATGCCATATTAAAATCAGTTGGGGGAAAAACAAATGTACTAGCATTAGAACAATTAGGGAATATGCTACCTTATTCTATACTCTTAAGGGAATCTTGGAATCCTGTGCATGTTGAGTCATTGTTGTTTGGTTGTTCAGGCTTGCTTTCTATATCTTGTGATGATGAATACTTTCTTCATTTATGTAAAAATTGGCAACTTTTAAAACGGAAATATAATTTGTCAGAAATGAATAGAGAGTCATGGAAATTTGGCGGAACTCGCCCTAACAGTTTTCCCACTATGCTGTTAGCTCAACTAAGTATATTTCTTATTCAGTTTAAACTGGAGAATATATATAAATTAGATTCGCAAGCACTGTTGACTAGAATAGAAAGTATATCTTCAAATTCTATGAATGTGTATTGGCAGAATCATTACCTATTTGGTGTAGAAACTAACTGTAAAAAGAATCAATTCTCACCGTTATTTAAACAAAACTTGTTAATTAATGGAGTAATTCCTCTATTGGTTGCTTTAAAATATATGCATAACGATTTCTCATATATGGAGAAGGCAATTGATTTAGCTGAAAATATCCCTCCAGAAAATAATAATATTATCAATTATTGGAAAAGTTTAAATATATTTCCCAAAAATGTACTAGAAAGTCAAGGTTTATTAGAATTAAAGAATGAATTTTGTAATTTTAAGAAATGTTTATCCTGTAAAGTTGGAGCAGCTATATTAGAATATGAAAATAAAGAAATTGATACAAAAAATAGTATTTTTCTTTGA
- a CDS encoding SDR family oxidoreductase, whose protein sequence is MGIVNADKLRILITGSNGLLGQHIVRYCLNNGLEFLATSSKDNKISYCPSSAFQVLDISSKTKVEQIIESYQPTHIVNAAAMTNVDLCETEKDACYRINKDGVENIIDTIKNSSIHLIHISTDFIFDGKKRLYQEGDRANPLGEYGKSKWEAETLLLQSQIKRLTILRTSILYGVGEHLEKKNIFNWAMDQLRGGNTINIVNDQYRTPTFVEDLVQACFKSIKKKKYGTYHVAGPELYSMYELICIVAKYVGVAPERVKPISTEDLNQKAPRPQSSGLLIEKAKELLNYQPTRFVETLSKIDPTK, encoded by the coding sequence ATGGGAATTGTAAATGCAGATAAACTTAGGATCCTTATCACAGGTAGTAATGGACTATTAGGACAACATATAGTTCGCTATTGTTTAAATAATGGATTGGAATTTTTAGCAACATCCTCAAAGGATAATAAGATATCATATTGTCCAAGTTCTGCATTTCAAGTATTAGATATTTCTTCTAAAACTAAAGTTGAGCAAATTATTGAGTCTTATCAGCCGACTCATATCGTTAATGCAGCGGCTATGACAAATGTAGATTTGTGCGAAACAGAAAAAGATGCTTGCTATCGAATAAATAAAGATGGAGTTGAGAATATTATAGATACAATTAAGAATTCTTCTATTCATCTCATACATATATCAACAGATTTTATCTTTGATGGAAAGAAACGTCTTTATCAGGAAGGAGATCGAGCAAATCCATTGGGAGAATATGGGAAATCAAAATGGGAAGCAGAAACTTTATTGTTACAGTCTCAAATAAAAAGGTTAACTATTCTAAGAACATCTATTTTATATGGAGTAGGCGAACATTTGGAGAAAAAAAATATCTTCAATTGGGCAATGGATCAATTAAGAGGTGGAAATACCATCAATATTGTCAATGATCAATATAGAACTCCAACATTTGTTGAAGATTTAGTCCAAGCTTGCTTTAAATCTATCAAGAAGAAAAAATATGGGACATATCATGTAGCTGGACCAGAATTATACTCCATGTATGAATTAATTTGTATTGTTGCTAAATATGTAGGGGTAGCTCCTGAAAGAGTAAAACCTATTTCAACAGAGGATTTAAACCAAAAGGCACCCAGACCTCAATCTTCAGGGTTATTAATTGAGAAGGCAAAAGAACTATTAAATTATCAACCTACAAGATTTGTTGAAACATTATCTAAGATTGACCCCACCAAATAA
- a CDS encoding helix-hairpin-helix domain-containing protein, which yields MKEKDWDKDWLYFTKRARRGVFVLLTLFIIIAIFPRFYDNYFYKPIAYKVGDIVTENPSKEIVEKNHKQYVIPEKPFNPNTIDKEGWVRIGLSEKQAQMIINYLKSGAILKTKSDVKKLYPITDELYNLLEPMIDLPTTRHKEEFAQYENNTESKKESPISIKNNLLIPISINTATEEELLQVKGIGPFFAREIIKLRDAYGGLISLNQLLTIYKMDKERLDLISPMLIVNESEIKKININSASLERLKRHPLITIDMAKSLVYYREHEHPFKTVDEIMLTPYIDKKVYLEIKPYLTVD from the coding sequence ATGAAAGAGAAGGATTGGGATAAAGATTGGTTGTATTTTACAAAAAGAGCTAGAAGAGGAGTTTTTGTATTATTGACCCTTTTTATCATTATAGCAATATTCCCTAGATTCTATGACAATTATTTTTATAAACCTATTGCATACAAGGTGGGAGATATAGTTACAGAAAATCCTTCTAAAGAGATAGTTGAGAAGAACCATAAACAATACGTTATCCCAGAAAAGCCTTTTAACCCAAATACTATAGATAAAGAAGGATGGGTGAGAATTGGATTGAGTGAAAAACAAGCACAAATGATAATAAACTATTTAAAATCAGGAGCTATACTAAAGACGAAATCTGATGTTAAAAAGTTATATCCAATTACAGATGAATTATATAACCTGTTAGAGCCTATGATTGATTTACCCACAACACGCCATAAAGAAGAATTTGCTCAATATGAAAATAATACAGAATCTAAAAAAGAATCACCAATTTCTATAAAGAATAATCTTTTAATACCTATCTCCATAAATACAGCAACTGAAGAGGAATTATTACAAGTTAAAGGGATAGGGCCTTTCTTTGCTAGAGAAATTATAAAATTAAGAGATGCTTATGGAGGTTTAATTTCTTTAAATCAGCTGCTAACAATCTATAAGATGGATAAAGAGAGATTAGATTTGATTTCACCTATGTTGATTGTAAATGAATCAGAAATAAAGAAGATTAATATAAATTCAGCTAGCTTAGAACGCCTTAAAAGACATCCATTGATTACAATTGATATGGCAAAATCTCTTGTGTATTACAGAGAACACGAACATCCTTTTAAGACAGTTGATGAAATAATGCTCACTCCGTATATTGATAAAAAGGTTTATTTAGAGATAAAACCGTATCTAACTGTAGATTAA